AACAGCTCCACGGCACCGACTCCCTGGCGCGCCAGCTCGCGATCCTCGATGCCCTGCTGAGCGCGCGCCTGTCCGCCTCCGTGGTGCATGGCCTGGACCCCGCGGTGGCGCACGCGCTGGCCGGCCTGTCAGGCGCCGGCAACAACGCGAAAGCCGGCGCGATCCGCGAACTGGTGAAGCAAAGCGGCTACAGCCACCGGCGCTTCATTGCACTCTTTCGCGGCATGACCGGCATCGCGCCCAAGCAGTACGCGCGCATGCTGCGCTTCGACCGCGTGATCGGGCAGTTCGCACTGGATCCGACCCAGCCCTGGGTCGAGCTGGCACTGGATGCCGGCTACAGCGACCAGGCGCACTTCAGCCGCGAATTCCTTGCGATCGCCGGCATGTCGCCCGAGGCCTACCGGCGCACTGCCCCGACGTCCTCGCGCCACGTGCGGGTCTGAGCCCCTGCCGGCAGGTCAATTTTGTTCAAGACGGTACGTGCCGCGGGAGCCAGAATCGCCAGCATCCCATCAACCCGAGCGGACATCGACATGGCCATCCACGAACTGTTTCCCTATCTTTGCGTCGACGACGCCGGCGCGGCCATCGACTTCTATTGCAAGGTCTTCGAAGTCAAGGAAATCTTCCGGCTCACCGAGCCGAGCGGCCGCATCGGCCATGCGGAACTCGACTTCCACAACGGCGCGATCCTGATGATCTCGGACGAGTTCGCCGAATACGGCATCCCCAGCGCCAGGACGCTGGGCGGCACTGCGGTGACGCTGCACCTGCATGTGGACGATGCCGATGCCGTGGTGGCCCGCGCCGTGGCAGCCGGCGCCACGCTCGACATGGCGCCGCAGGACCAGTTCTACGGCGAGCGATCCGGCGTGTTCCACGACCCCTTCGGCCACCGCTGGAACGTGGGCCACAGCATCGAAAAGCTGACGCCAGAAGAAATGCAGCGGCGCTACACCGCGATGTTCGAGCCCGGGCGTTGAGCCTGCGGGCTCAGACTGACCACTTCTCCAGCAGCTTCTCGACGCCGAGCGAGTCGTAGCCTTCGAAGGGCTGATGGATCCACGGATTCGTCGCCAGGTACTCGACCGAGTAGTCGGGCGTGAAGGTCGACAGCGCCTTGGTCCAGAGCACCGCGCTGCGCAGTTCGGTAATTGGCTTGTAGTTGTTGCGCAGCATGTCCATCACCGCATGCAGCGTGTGGCCCGAGTCGGCCAGGTCGTCCACCAGCAGCACCCTGCCGGCGATCTCGCCCTTGGGCGTGGTGATGAAGCGGGCGATGTCCAGATGGCCCTGCACCGTACCGGCGTCGGCGCGGTAGGAGCTGGTCGACATGATCGCCAGTGGCTTGCCGAAGATGCGCGAAAGCACGTCCCCCGGGCGCATGCCGCCGCGCGCAAGGCAAAGAATGGTGTCGAACTGCCATTCCGACTGGTGAATCTTGATCGCGAGCTTCTCGATCAGGTTGTGATACTCGTCGTAGCTGACATAGAGATGCTTGCCGTCTTCGGTCAACATGGTCTGGTTCGGTCCTGTTCAGTCGGCGAGGTAAGGGTGGCGCATCATGATCGTGTGATCGCGATCGGGGCTGGTCGACACCATGTGGATCGGCACGCCGGTGATCTGCTCGATGCGCTGCAGGTAGAGCCGCGCGTTGACCGGCAGCTTGTCGTACTGCGTGACGCCGACGGTGCTTTCGCTCCAGCCTTCGAGGGTCTCGTAGATGGGCGTGCAGCGCTCGATCTCGTCCGCACCCATCGGCAGAATGTCGGTGATTTCGCCGTCGAGCTCGTAGCCGGTGCACAGCTCGAGCTTTTCGAGCCCGTCCAGCACGTCGAGCTTGGTGATGCACAGGCCCGACAGGCCGTTGACCTGCGCCGAACGCTTGAGCAGCGCGGCGTCGAACCAGCCGCAGCGGCGGCTGCGGCCGGTGGTCACGCCTTTTTCGGCGCCCACGGTGCTCATGTGGTAGCCCGGCGTGCCCGGCGTGGCCCAGTCGAGTTCCGTCGGGAACGGGCCGCCGCCCACGCGCGTGCAGTAGGCCTTGGTGATGCCGAGGATGTAGTGCAGCATGCCCGGGCCCACACCCGAACCCGCGGCCGCATTGCCGGCCACGCAGTTGCTCGATGTGACGTACGGATAGGTGCCGTGGTCGACGTCGAGCAGCGTGCCCTGCGCGCCTTCGAACAGCAGGTTGGCGCCGGCCTTGTGCGCGTCGTTCAGTTCGCGCGACACATCGGCCATCATCGGCTTGAGCAGCACCGCGTGGCGCATGGCCTCGTCGAACACCAGGTCGAAGTCGATGGCAGGAGCGCCGAGCACCTGCGTCAGCACGTGGTTGTGCAGGTCGAGCAGCACGCGCAGCTTGGTCGCGAAGCGATCGGGGTGCTTCAGGTCCTGCACGCGCAGCGCGCGGCGCGCGATCTTGTCTTCGTAGGCCGGGCCGATGCCGCGGCCGGTGGTGCCGATCTTCTCGACGCCGCCCTTTTCGCGGTACGTTTCCCGCGCGATGTCGAGCGCCGCGTGAAAAGGCAGGATCAGCGGGCAGGCCTCGCTGATGCGCAGGCGCGAGCGCACCTCGACGCCCGCCTTTTCGAGCCCCTCGATCTCCTCGAACAGCTTGGCAGCCGAGAGCACCACGCCGTTGCCGATGTAGCACTTGACGCCGGGCCGCATGATCCCGCTGGGGATCAGGTGCAACGCGGTCTTCACACCGTTGATGACCAGCGTGTGGCCCGCGTTGTGGCCGCCCTGGAAACGGACCACGCCCTGGGCGCTTTCCGTCAGCCAATCGACCAGCTTGCCCTTGCCTTCATCGCCCCATTGGGTACCGACGACGACCACGTTTCTTCCGGTGGTTACGCTCATGCTCGTTCCATTACTTCAAAAATTCAGATGGCTCGGACTTGCCACTGCCCTGCTTGCTCGACGAGCTCGCGGTCGCAATGGAATTCATCGATCTCGCTGCCATGGCCCGGCAGCACGCAGACCACGGTCTCGCCGGCCTTGCGCAGCCCGGCAATGGCCTGGCGCAGGCCGGCCGCGTCGCTCCAGGGTGCGCGAATGGCGGCGCGCAGCGGGCGTGCCGGCAGCACGCCGACCAGTTCGCGCACGTCGAGGCTGAAGCCGACCGCCGGCCGGTTGCGGCCGAACACGGCGCCGACCTCGTCGTAGCGGCCGCCGCGCACCAGCGCATCGGCCGCACCCGGCACATAGATGCCGAAGCGCATGCCGCTGTAGTAGGCATAGCCGCGCAGGTCGGCCAGGTCGAAACTGATCTGGCGCGACGAATCGGCGCCGAGGCTGTCCGCGAGCTGCTTCAGTCCGGCCAGCGCCGCGCTCACGGCCGGCGTGCCCTTGAGGGCCTTGGCGGCCTCGTCGAGCACCGACGCATCGCCATACAGCTGGACCAGCGCGCGCAGGCCATCGCGCGACGAAGCCGGGAAATCGCGCGTGAGCGCATGCAGTTCGCTCGCGTCCTTGGCAACCAGCGCCGCATGCACGCGCGCCAGCATGGAGGCGTCGACCGGCACGCCGGCAAACAGCGCCCGCACGATGCGCGCGTCCGCCAGGTCGACGATCACGCCGTCCTTCAAGCCTGACGCATGCAGGCAGTCGAGCGCGAGCAGCAGCACTTCGGTATCGGCCTCGAGCCCTGCATGGCCATAGATCTCGGCCCCGAACTGCAGCGGCTCGCGCGTGGCATGCGGCCGGTCGGGGCGGGTGTGCAGCACCGGTCCGCAGTAGCACAGCCGTGCCACGCCTTCGCGGTTCAACAGGTGGGCGTCGATGCGTGCCACCTGGGGCGTGGTGTCGGCCCGCAGGCCCATGCTGCGGCCGGAGAGCTGGTCGACCAGCTTGAAGGTTTGGAGGTCGAGCGCCTCGCCGGTGCCGGACAGCAGCGACTCCAGGTGCTCGAGCAGCGGCGGCATCACCAGCTCGTAGCCATAGCCACGGGCGGTATCGAGCAGCTGGCGTCGAAGTTCTTCGATGTGGCGCGCCTCGGAAGGCAGCACATCGGCAATGTGATCCGGGAGGACCCAGGCGGACATGGGGATCGGGGGCGTGGTTAAACCGGGATTCTACCGGGCCGCGCTACCCCAGCAGCCAAAGAAGGGCCAAACCCATCAAGATGCTGCAGAGTCCGAAGAAACGCAGCTGGCCGTCGCGCAGCTGCATGAGCTGCCCAAAACCGCGCCGCCACCCGCCCGGCGAGACGAAAGGCAGGATGCCTTCGATCACCAGGACCAGCGCCAGCGCGCTCCAGAAGATTTCGGCGCTCACGGCGGCAGCGGCCCGGATGCCGGGTCAGCGGCGTGGAGGCGCGTTGCCTGCGGGCGTGCCGGCGCTCTGCATGGCGCGGAAGAAGTCCGACGACGGGTCGAGCACCATCACGTCGCTCTTCTTGTTGAAGCTCTGCTTGTAGGCGTCGAGGCTGCGGTAGAACTGCGCGAACTGCGGGTCGCGGCCAAAGGACTCGCTGTAGGCGGCAGCAGCCTGGGCATCGCCCTCGCCCTTGATCTTCTGGGCATCGCGATAGGCGTTCGCCACGATCACTTCGCGCTGGCGGTCGGCGTCGGCGCGGATCTTTTCGCCCTCGGCAAAGCCGGTCGAACGCAGTTCATTGGCCACGCGCTTGCGCTCTGCCTCCATCCGGCGGTAGACCGATTCGGTGATGGCTTCCACATAGTCGACACGCGTGATGCGCACGTCGATGACGTCAACGCCCCAGGGCTTGGCACCCTTCACCACGGCCAGCACCTCGCGCTGAACGTCGGCCATCAGCGCCTCGCGGCGCACCGAGATCAGGTCGCGCACGGTGCGCTTGTTGATGTTTTCCTGGAAGGCGTTGCGCACCACCCGGTTGAGCTGCGTGGCGCCGGCATTTTCGTCGAGGCCCACGTTGCGGATGTAGGCCTGCGGATCGGTGATGCGCCAGCGCACGTACCAGTCGATCACCACGCGCTGCTTCTCGGCCGTGAGCATGGGCTCGGTGTCGAGGCTGGAGAGCGTGAGCAGCCGCTTGTCGATGTACGACACGTTCTGGAACGGCGGCGGCAGCTTGAAGTTCAGGCCCGGCTCGGTGATGACCTGCTTGATCTGGCCCAGGGCGTAGACCACGCCGAACTGGCGCTGGTCGACGACGAAGAGCGTCGAGCTCAGCAGCACCAGCAGCACGAGGATCGACGAAGCGATGAATCCGATTCTGTTCATGTTCTTACTGGCCTTTTCAACGCACGTCGCGATCACGCGAACGGCCATCGCGGGCGCGGCTCTCGCTCGATGGCGGCGCCACCGGAATCACTGACGACTGGGCGGGCGCGGTACCCGCCACGCTGGGGCTGGCCGCATCGACCGGCGTTGCGGCCGGGTTGTTGCCGCTCAGCTGCATGAGCTTGTCGAGCGGCAGGTACAGCAGGTTGGAGCCTTGCTTGGTATCGACCAGCACCTTGGTGGTGCTGGCGTAGATCTGCTGCATGGCGTCGGTGTACATGCGGTCGCGCGTCACCTGCGGCGCCTTCTGGTATTCGGCCAGCACCGCGCCAAAGCGCCCTGCATCGCCCTGCGCCTGCGCAACGATGCGCGCCTTGTAGGCCTCGGACTCTTCCTTGAGGCGCGACGAGGTACCGGTGGCACGCGGGATCACGTCGTTGGCGTAGGCCTGGGCCTCGTTCTTGGCGCGCTCGCGCTCCTGTCCGGCCTTGAGCACGTCGTCGAAGGCGGCCTGCACCTGCTCGGGCGGCCGCACGCCGCCTTGCTGCAGGTTGATGTTGACGACTTCCACGCCGACCTTGTAACGGTCGAGGATGGTCTGCATCAGCGTGCGCACGCGAGGCGCGATCTGGTCGCGCTCCTCGGCAAGGGCCGCGTCCATCTTCATCTTGCCGACCACTTCGCGCACGGCGGTTTCGGCCACCTGCACCACGGTTTCGGAGGGCGACTTGCTTTCGTACAGATAGGCGCGCGCATCGCTCAGGCGGTATTGCACGGCGAACTTGATCTCGACGATGTTCTCGTCTTCGGTCAGCATGGCCGATTCGCGCAGGCCGGTCGAACGCACGATGGCATCGCGGCCCACGTCGGTCGAGCGGATCTGCGTGGTCACCACCACTTCGTGACGCTGGATGGGGTACGGCAGGCGCCAGTTGAAGCCGGCATTCACAGTCGACTTGTAGCGGCCGAACTGCGTCACCACGGCCTGCTGGCCTTCATTCACGATGAAGAAGCCGGTACCGAGCCAGATGAGAACGGCAACCGCCGCCACCAGTCCGAGACCGAAGCCTGCATTCTTCATGTCCGGCCGATAGCCATTGCCGCCACCGCCGTTGCCAGTGGGGCGATTGCCGCCGCCCTTGCCACCGAAGAAGCCCCCCAGCTTGCGATTGAGGTCGCGCCAGAGTTCGTCGAGGTCGGGCGGCCCCTGGTTCGGGCCTTGGCCGCGGGGACGGTTGCCGTTGCCGTTGTTGTTGCCCGAGGGCGGTGGCGTTGGTGCGCCCGGCGGGTCTGCGTCGGGAGGCCGGTTGCCCGTCGGGCGGTCGCCGTTGGACGCCGGCTCGTCGCCGCGACCCCATCGGCCATCGTTCAGGTTGAACATGCCCAGAAACCCTCTCCACGCTGGCTTTGCATTCATTCGCTTCGTTCTCTTGTCAGTGGCGGGATTGTGCCCAATCAATTGGCGGTATCGTGCAATTCAGTGTCGGCCTCTGGGGTCATCGTATCGCCCATGGAGCCCGACCGGCGGGCCAGCTCGGCTCGCAGGAGCGGCACGCCCTCGCCACTGCGGGCGCTGAGGAAGATGCGCGGAACCTGCACGCCGTCGACTTCGATGTCGTCCTGCAGATGCAGCGGGTGCTGCGCGGTTTCAAGAGCATCGAGCTTGTTGAACACCAGAAGCTGCGCAACGGCGTCCGCACCGATGTCGCGAAGAACGGATCGCACTTCGGCCATCTGCTCTGGGTAATGCGGATTGGAAGCATCGACCACATGCAGCAGCAAGTCGGCGTCGACGGCCTCTTGCAGCGTGGCCTTGAAGGCGTCGACGAGGCCGTGCGGCAGGTCGCGGATGAAGCCGACGGTGTCGGAAATCGAGACCTGCCTGCGCGCGTCGCCCAGGTAGAGGTTGCGCGTGGTGGTGTCGAGCGTGGCAAAGAGCTGGTCGGCTGCATAGGCGCGGGCCTTGACCAGCGCATTGAACAGCGACGACTTGCCGGCGTTGGTATAGCCCACGAGCGAGATGTTGAAAGTCTCGCGGCGCTCGCGCTGGCGGCGCTGCGTGCCGCGCTGCTTCTGCACCTTGGCCAGGCGCTCGCGCGTGCGCTTGATCGATTCGCTGAT
This genomic window from Variovorax paradoxus contains:
- a CDS encoding helix-turn-helix domain-containing protein; this encodes MQQLTRLPSPCLRPYVRLMWASAPAGAAAEQPGAREHVLPTGGMHLVFRLAGPPLRLFRDDADAHGYTVGYAMVGGSRCGFFVRDVSVETRSVGVMLQPGAARALLGAPEDALAERHTPLEALWGADAGFALEQLHGTDSLARQLAILDALLSARLSASVVHGLDPAVAHALAGLSGAGNNAKAGAIRELVKQSGYSHRRFIALFRGMTGIAPKQYARMLRFDRVIGQFALDPTQPWVELALDAGYSDQAHFSREFLAIAGMSPEAYRRTAPTSSRHVRV
- a CDS encoding VOC family protein, giving the protein MAIHELFPYLCVDDAGAAIDFYCKVFEVKEIFRLTEPSGRIGHAELDFHNGAILMISDEFAEYGIPSARTLGGTAVTLHLHVDDADAVVARAVAAGATLDMAPQDQFYGERSGVFHDPFGHRWNVGHSIEKLTPEEMQRRYTAMFEPGR
- a CDS encoding phosphoribosyltransferase, encoding MLTEDGKHLYVSYDEYHNLIEKLAIKIHQSEWQFDTILCLARGGMRPGDVLSRIFGKPLAIMSTSSYRADAGTVQGHLDIARFITTPKGEIAGRVLLVDDLADSGHTLHAVMDMLRNNYKPITELRSAVLWTKALSTFTPDYSVEYLATNPWIHQPFEGYDSLGVEKLLEKWSV
- a CDS encoding adenylosuccinate synthase, coding for MSVTTGRNVVVVGTQWGDEGKGKLVDWLTESAQGVVRFQGGHNAGHTLVINGVKTALHLIPSGIMRPGVKCYIGNGVVLSAAKLFEEIEGLEKAGVEVRSRLRISEACPLILPFHAALDIARETYREKGGVEKIGTTGRGIGPAYEDKIARRALRVQDLKHPDRFATKLRVLLDLHNHVLTQVLGAPAIDFDLVFDEAMRHAVLLKPMMADVSRELNDAHKAGANLLFEGAQGTLLDVDHGTYPYVTSSNCVAGNAAAGSGVGPGMLHYILGITKAYCTRVGGGPFPTELDWATPGTPGYHMSTVGAEKGVTTGRSRRCGWFDAALLKRSAQVNGLSGLCITKLDVLDGLEKLELCTGYELDGEITDILPMGADEIERCTPIYETLEGWSESTVGVTQYDKLPVNARLYLQRIEQITGVPIHMVSTSPDRDHTIMMRHPYLAD
- a CDS encoding ATP phosphoribosyltransferase regulatory subunit, whose amino-acid sequence is MSAWVLPDHIADVLPSEARHIEELRRQLLDTARGYGYELVMPPLLEHLESLLSGTGEALDLQTFKLVDQLSGRSMGLRADTTPQVARIDAHLLNREGVARLCYCGPVLHTRPDRPHATREPLQFGAEIYGHAGLEADTEVLLLALDCLHASGLKDGVIVDLADARIVRALFAGVPVDASMLARVHAALVAKDASELHALTRDFPASSRDGLRALVQLYGDASVLDEAAKALKGTPAVSAALAGLKQLADSLGADSSRQISFDLADLRGYAYYSGMRFGIYVPGAADALVRGGRYDEVGAVFGRNRPAVGFSLDVRELVGVLPARPLRAAIRAPWSDAAGLRQAIAGLRKAGETVVCVLPGHGSEIDEFHCDRELVEQAGQWQVRAI
- a CDS encoding DUF2065 domain-containing protein, translated to MSAEIFWSALALVLVIEGILPFVSPGGWRRGFGQLMQLRDGQLRFFGLCSILMGLALLWLLG
- the hflC gene encoding protease modulator HflC, whose translation is MNRIGFIASSILVLLVLLSSTLFVVDQRQFGVVYALGQIKQVITEPGLNFKLPPPFQNVSYIDKRLLTLSSLDTEPMLTAEKQRVVIDWYVRWRITDPQAYIRNVGLDENAGATQLNRVVRNAFQENINKRTVRDLISVRREALMADVQREVLAVVKGAKPWGVDVIDVRITRVDYVEAITESVYRRMEAERKRVANELRSTGFAEGEKIRADADRQREVIVANAYRDAQKIKGEGDAQAAAAYSESFGRDPQFAQFYRSLDAYKQSFNKKSDVMVLDPSSDFFRAMQSAGTPAGNAPPRR
- the hflK gene encoding FtsH protease activity modulator HflK — encoded protein: MFNLNDGRWGRGDEPASNGDRPTGNRPPDADPPGAPTPPPSGNNNGNGNRPRGQGPNQGPPDLDELWRDLNRKLGGFFGGKGGGNRPTGNGGGGNGYRPDMKNAGFGLGLVAAVAVLIWLGTGFFIVNEGQQAVVTQFGRYKSTVNAGFNWRLPYPIQRHEVVVTTQIRSTDVGRDAIVRSTGLRESAMLTEDENIVEIKFAVQYRLSDARAYLYESKSPSETVVQVAETAVREVVGKMKMDAALAEERDQIAPRVRTLMQTILDRYKVGVEVVNINLQQGGVRPPEQVQAAFDDVLKAGQERERAKNEAQAYANDVIPRATGTSSRLKEESEAYKARIVAQAQGDAGRFGAVLAEYQKAPQVTRDRMYTDAMQQIYASTTKVLVDTKQGSNLLYLPLDKLMQLSGNNPAATPVDAASPSVAGTAPAQSSVIPVAPPSSESRARDGRSRDRDVR
- the hflX gene encoding GTPase HflX; translation: MSELNSRQEGAAVLVGVDFGLPHFDSELEELGLLAQTAGLTPVARLVCKRKAPDAALFVGSGKAEEIKELAALHQASEVIFDQSLSPAQQRNLERQLDVAVYDRTFLILEIFAQRARSHEGKLQVELARLQYLSTRLVRRWSHLERQTGGAGVRGGPGEKQIELDRRMISESIKRTRERLAKVQKQRGTQRRQRERRETFNISLVGYTNAGKSSLFNALVKARAYAADQLFATLDTTTRNLYLGDARRQVSISDTVGFIRDLPHGLVDAFKATLQEAVDADLLLHVVDASNPHYPEQMAEVRSVLRDIGADAVAQLLVFNKLDALETAQHPLHLQDDIEVDGVQVPRIFLSARSGEGVPLLRAELARRSGSMGDTMTPEADTELHDTAN